A genomic window from Populus alba chromosome 19, ASM523922v2, whole genome shotgun sequence includes:
- the LOC118044087 gene encoding uncharacterized protein codes for MSGPSSCSIYIGNLDERVSDRVLYDILIQAGRVVDLHIPRDRETDKPKGYAFAEYETEEIADYAVKLFSGLVTLYNRTLKFAISGQDKLAQNNFNGVVPVPNSSNRQRPSHPVPINNLEIPNHSMRLSAPSRVSAYPANDSLAPPGVTNLSNGYGSNSNGNSNDSDRRLFGSAVNAISRSRSRWYDTSNPMPYTH; via the exons ATGTCTGGTCCCTCGAGCTGCAGCATTTACATCG GTAATTTAGACGAGAGAGTTAGCGACAGGGTTTTGTATGACATTCTAATTCAAGCAGGCCGTGTCGTGGATTTACACATTCCTCGAGATAGAGAAACTGATAAGCCCAAAGGCTATGCTTTTGCCGAATATGAAACTGAAGAAATTGCCGATTATGCTGTCAAGCTATTCTCCGGCCTTGTCACTCTCTACAATCGCACCTTGAAATTCGCG ATATCTGGACAGGATAAACTTGCGCAAAATAATTTCAATGGGGTTGTGCCTGTTCCCAATTCCTCTAACAGACAAAGGCCATCTCACCCTGTACCGATTAATAATTTAGAAATCCCTAATCATTCCATGAGGTTGTCGGCTCCTAGCAGGGTTTCAGCTTACCCTGCAAATGATTCTCTAG CTCCTCCTGGTGTTACAAACCTTTCTAATGGATATGGTTCAAATTCCAATGGCAACAGTAATGATAGTGATCGAAGACTTTTTGGGTCCGCAGTCAATGCCATTAGCCGTTCTAGGTCTCGTTGGTATGATACAAGTAACCCTATGCCATATACGCACTGA
- the LOC118044094 gene encoding LOW QUALITY PROTEIN: TMV resistance protein N-like (The sequence of the model RefSeq protein was modified relative to this genomic sequence to represent the inferred CDS: deleted 1 base in 1 codon) has product MAATSSRCNTTSPPFPPTQNNCKWTYDVFLSFRGEDTRTNFTDHLYSGLGSRGLRVFKDDEKLERGKEIAPELLKAIEQSMFSVIVLSKNYACSSWCLEELAKIIECGDQKGQKIFPVFYDVDPSDVRKQTGSFQDDFSKHEEKYRENIDKVRKWRAAMTQVANLSGWTSKNRNESEIIEEIVQKIDYELSQTFSSVSEDLVGIDSRVRVVSDMLFGGQNDVRIIGICGMGGIGKSTIARAVYDKIRYQFEGSCFLANVREGFAKRGAVPLQNQLLSEILREKSPKIWDPEKGITEIKNRLQNRKVLVILDDVDSLKQLHFWAVDRKWFLPESRIIITSRDKNLLSTHAVDGIYEAEELNYHDALVLLSRKAFKQDQPIEGYWELCKSVLGHARGLPLAARVLGSCLYGRSMDFWESFIKRLNEIPNRDVMDVLKISFDGLEELEKKIFLDIACFFKGMNKDQVTRILNQCGFHANYGIQILQDKSLIWVSNDTLSMHDLLQAMGREVVRQESTAEPGRRSRLWASKDVFHVLGKNTGTEEIEKHSPGLGNPEDVEATMQKTKRSAWNTGVFSKMSRLRLLRIRNACFDSGPEYLSNELRFLEWCNYPSKSLPSSFQPENLVEVHLCYSNLRQLRLGNKILDSLKVIDLSYSEYLTKTPDFTGIPNLERLILQGCRRLSEVHSSIGHHNKLIYVNLIDCKSLTSLPSRISGLNLLEELHLSGCSKLKEFPEIEGNKKCLRKLCLDQTSIEELPLSIQYLVGLISLSLKDCKKLSRLPSSINGLKSLKTLHLSGCSELENLPENLGQLECLNELDVSGTAIREPPVSIFSLTNLKILSFHGCAESSRSTKNILQRLMFPLMPRKRATSTSLVLPSLSGLSSLTNLDLRNCNLGEGAVPNDIGYLSSLTHLDLSCNKFVSLPTNIDQLSGLQCLCMEDCKMLQSLPQLPPNLEHFSVNGCTSLEKMQFSSNPCKFNYLSFCFINCWRLSESDCWNNMFHTLLRKFFQGPLNLSESFSVVIPGSEIPTWFSHQSEGSSVSIQTPPQSLENDECLGYALCASLEYDGCASSERCADIPYWASLVPVLCIFNGKIYGNMMSVFHSGIEMKWKRDSISSDHLWYLFFPSRSKIFDRHISFRFETYRPQMKVIKCGVRLVYHQDVEGLNRMTNLHENSTFEGVDECFQESGGSTMRGGSALVKRLGHTNNVGETSGSVSSHEQPPTKKLKQI; this is encoded by the exons ATGGCTGCAACAAGCTCCAGATGCAACACAACCTCTCCACCCTTTCCTCCTACCCAAAATAATTGTAAATGGACATATGATGTGTTCCTGAGTTTCAGGGGTGAAGACACCCGCACGAACTTCACTGATCATTTGTACAGTGGCTTGGGAAGTAGGGGGCTTCGTGTTTTCAAGGATGATGAGAAGCTTGAGAGAGGAAAAGAGATCGCACCAGAGCTCTTAAAAGCAATTGAGCAGTCAATGTTTTCAGTCATTGTTCTTTCTAAGAACTACGCTTGTTCATCTTGGTGCTTAGAAGAACTGGCTAAGATTATAGAATGTGGTGATCAAAAAGGGCAGAAGATTTTTCCTGTGTTTTATGATGTTGACCCGTCAGACGTGAGGAAACAAACAGGGAGCTTCCAGGATGACTTTtcaaaacatgaagaaaagtACAGAGAGAACATAGACAAGGTTAGAAAATGGAGGGCTGCTATGACACAGGTAGCCAATCTATCTGGATGGACTTCCAAGAACAG GAACGAGTCagaaataattgaagaaattgttcAAAAGATAGATTACGAATTGAGTCAAACATTCTCAAGTGTCAGCGAAGACTTAGTTGGAATAGATTCTCGAGTGAGAGTAGTGAGTGATATGTTATTTGGAGGACAAAATGATGTTCGCATTATTGGGATTTGTGGGATGGGTGGCATCGGTAAAAGCACCATTGCCAGAGCGGTCTACGATAAGATTAGGTATCAATTTGAAGGTAGCTGCTTCCTTGCAAATGTCAGAGAAGGTTTTGCGAAACGAGGGGCAGTTCCATTACAAAATCAACTTCTTTCTGAGATCCTAAGGGAAAAGAGCCCAAAGATATGGGATCCGGAGAAAGGAATCACTGAGATAAAGAACAGGCTGCAAAACAGGAAGGTGCTTGTCATTCTTGATGATGTAGATAGTCTAAAACAGCTGCATTTCTGGGCTGTGGACCGAAAATGGTTTCTTCCAGAGAGCCGAATAATCATAACAAGTAGGGATAAGAATTTGTTGAGTACTCATGCAGTGGATGGTATATACGAGGCCGAGGAGTTAAATTATCATGATGCTCTTGTCCTATTGAGTCGAAAAGCATTCAAACAAGACCAACCAATAGAAGGTTACTGGGAGCTATGCAAAAGTGTTCTGGGCCATGCCAGGGGCCTTCCATTAGCTGCTAGAGTCTTGGGTTCTTGCCTCTATGGCAGAAGCATGGATTTTTGGGAAAGTTTCATTAAGAGACTAAATGAAATTCCAAATAGGGACGTCATGGATGttctaaaaataagttttgatggATTAGAGGAACTAGAGAAGAAAATATTCTTAGATATTGCTTGTTTCTTTAAGGGGATGAATAAAGATCAAGTAACAAGGATACTTAACCAATGTGGTTTTCATGCAAATTATGGAATACAAATTCTCCAAGATAAATCTCTCATATGGGTGTCAAATGATACATTGTCGATGCATGATTTGTTACAAGCAATGGGTAGAGAAGTTGTTCGTCAAGAATCTACTGCAGAGCCTGGAAGGCGTAGTAGATTATGGGCAAGTAAAGATGTCTTTCATGTGCTCGGGAAAAACACGG GGACAGAAGAAATAGAAAAGCATAGCCCTGGACTGGG TAACCCAGAAGATGTGGAAGCCACAATGCAAAAAACCAAAAGGTCAGCATGGAACACGGGAGTCTTCTCAAAAATGAGCAGGCTAAGGTTGCTCAGAATTCGTAATGCATGCTTTGATTCAGGACCGGAATATCTTTCTAACGAGTTACGGTTTCTTGAATGGTGTAATTATCCCTCAAAATCTTTGCCATCCAGTTTCCAGCCAGAAAATCTTGTTGAAGTTCACTTGTGTTACAGTAACTTGCGACAACTTCGGCTTGGTAATAAG ATTCTTGACAGTTTGAAAGTCATTGATCTCAGTTACTCCGAATATTTAACCAAGACCCCTGATTTCACTGGGATTCCGAATCTTGAGAGGTTGATTCTACAAGGTTGTCGAAGGCTGTCTGAGGTCCATTCATCAATTGGTCATCACAATAAGCTGATTTATGTGAATTTAATAGACTGCAAAAGTCTTACAAGTCTCCCAAGTAGAATAAGTGGTTTAAATTTGCTAGAAGAACTTCATCTCTCTGGCTGCTCAAAACTGAAGGAGTTTCCAGAAATTGAgggaaataaaaaatgtttgcgGAAGCTTTGTTTAGATCAGACTAGCATTGAAGAACTGCCCctatcaattcaatatttggttGGCCTAATTTCATTGAGCCTCAAAGACTGTAAGAAACTTTCTCGTCTTCCAAGCAGCATAAATGGTTTAAAGTCCCTCAAAACTCTCCATCTATCTGGCTGCTCTGAACTTGAGAATCTGCCAGAGAATTTGGGCCAGTTAGAATGTTTGAACGAGCTTGATGTAAGTGGAACTGCCATAAGAGAACCACCAGTCTCCATTTTTTCCCTGACGAATcttaaaatattgtcttttcaTGGATGCGCGGAATCTTCGAGGTCcaccaaaaatattttgcagCGTTTAATGTTTCCACTGATGCCAAGAAAAAGAGCAACCTCAACAAGTCTGGTGTTACCTTCTTTATCAGGTTTATCTTCTCTTACAAATCTGGATCTAAGAAATTGCAATCTTGGGGAAGGAGCAGTACCCAATGATATTGGCTACTTGTCCTCCTTAACGCATTTGGATCTAAGCTGTAATAAATTTGTTAGCCTGCCTACAAACATCGATCAACTTTCAGGACTTCAATGTCTTTGCATGGAAGATTGCAAGATGCTTCAATCACTCCCTCAACTCCCACCGAATCTCGAACATTTCAGCGTCAACGGTTGTACATCATTAGAAAAAATGCAATTTTCAAGCAATCCATGCAAATTCAATTATCTGAGTTTTTGCTTTATAAATTGCTGGAGATTGTCTGAGAGTGATTGCTGGAATAACATGTTTCATACCCTGCTCAGAAAATTCTTTCAg GGCCCTCTTAATTTAAGCGAGTCATTTAGTGTCGTTATTCCTGGAAGTGAAATTCCAACTTGGTTCAGCCATCAGAGTGAGGGATCATCAGTGAGTATACAAACACCTCCCCAATCCCTTGAAAATGATGAGTGTTTGGGATATGCTCTATGTGCTTCTTTGGAATATGATGGATGTGCTTCTTCGGAAAGATGTGCTGATATTCCATATTGGGCATCTCTAGTTCCTGTGCTATGTATTTTTAACGGCAAAATATATGGGAATATGATGTCTGTTTTTCATAGTGGCATTGAGATGAAATGGAAACGGGACAGCATTTCGTCAGATCACCTTTGGTATCTGTTTTTCCCTTCTCGTTCCAAAATATTCGACCGTCACATTAGCTTCAGGTTTGAAACCTACCGGCCTCAAATGAAGGTGATCAAGTGCGGAGTTCGTCTAGTATACCATCAAGATGTTGAAGGGTTAAACCGGATGACAAATCTACATGAGAACTCAACTTTCGAGGGTGTTGATGAATGTTTTCAAGAATCTGGCGGTTCCACAATGCGTGGCGGCAGCGCCCTGGTGAAACGACTCGGTCATACTAATAATGTTGGAGAGACCAGCGGAAGTGTTAGTTCTCATGAGCAGCCCCCCACAAAAAAGCTGAAACAAATATAG
- the LOC118044119 gene encoding endoglucanase 9, with the protein MRRGASFCLLFSLSLVLLGSVHAKPNYKEALAKSILFFQGQRSGRLPRSQQLAWRSDSGLSDGLFAHVDLTGGYYDAGDNVKFNFPMAFTTTMLSWSTLEYGKRMGPELPNARAAIRWATDYLLKCATATPGKLYVGVGDPNVDHKCWERPEDMDTVRTVFSVSARSPGSDVAGETAAALAAASMVFRKVDRKYSALLLRTARKVFQFAMQYQGAYSDSLGSAVCPFYCSYSGYKDELLWGAAWLFRATNEMSYYNIFKSLGADDQPDLFSWDNKYAGVHVLLSRRALLNNDKNFEQFEAEAESFMCRILPNSPYKTTQYTQGGLMYKLPENNLQYVTSITFLLTTYAKYMKATRHTFNCGNLLVTPNSLLYVAKRQVDYILGENPIRMSYMVGFGPNFPKRIHHRGSSLPSLASHPQAIGCDSGFEPFFHSANPNPNILTGAIVGGPNQNDGYPDERSDYSHSEPATYINAAMVGPLAYFAATLN; encoded by the exons ATGAGAAGGGGAGCTTCTTTCTGCCTCTTGTTTTCCCTGTCACTTGTTCTCTTGGGTTCTGTTCATGCCAAACCCAATTACAAGGAAGCCCTAGCAAAGTCCATACTGTTTTTTCAAGGTCAGAGGTCAGGGAGGCTCCCCAGATCCCAGCAGCTCGCTTGGAGGTCCGATTCCGGGCTCTCTGATGGCTTATTCGCCCAC GTGGATTTAACTGGAGGGTACTATGATGCTGGAGACAATGTCAAGTTTAATTTCCCAATGGCCTTCACCACGACAATGCTGTCATGGAGCACGCTCGAGTATGGCAAGAGAATGGGGCCTGAATTACCAAATGCAAGGGCCGCAATCCGGTGGGCCACGGACTATCTTCTAAAATGTGCCACCGCCACCCCTGGTAAGCTCTATGTGGGTGTCGGTGATCCGAATGTCGATCACAAGTGCTGGGAGAGGCCAGAGGATATGGACACAGTCCGAACTGTGTTTTCGGTCTCAGCAAGAAGCCCTGGCTCGGATGTTGCCGGTGAGACGGCGGCGGCATTAGCTGCTGCCTCAATGGTTTTTCGAAAAGTCGACCGTAAATACTCGGCTTTGCTACTGAGAACAGCCAGGAAGGTTTTTCAATTTGCCATGCAATACCAAGGTGCCTATAGTGATTCTCTTGGATCAGCAGTGTGCCCATTTTACTGCTCGTATTCTGGTTATAAG GATGAACTACTGTGGGGAGCTGCATGGCTGTTCAGGGCAACAAACGAAATGTCCTACTATAACATCTTCAAGTCCTTGGGAGCTGACGACCAACCTGACCTATTCAGCTGGGACAACAAGTATGCTGGTGTTCATGTTCTTTTATCAAGG CGAGCATTGCTCAACAACGACAAAAACTTCGAGCAATTTGAAGCAGAAGCAGAAAGTTTCATGTGCCGGATCTTACCCAACTCACCTTATAAAACTACACAGTATACACAGG GTGGACTGATGTACAAGCTACCTGAAAACAACCTCCAATATGTGACATCCATAACATTCTTGCTCACCACTTATGCTAAATACATGAAAGCAACCAGGCACACCTTCAACTGTGGCAATCTCTTGGTCACTCCAAATTCCCTGTTATATGTGGCTAAAAGACAG GTGGATTACATACTAGGAGAGAACCCGATTCGAATGTCCTACATGGTAGGATTCGGGCCAAATTTCCCTAAGAGAATTCACCATAGAGGTTCCTCTTTGCCATCATTGGCAAGCCACCCACAAGCTATAGGTTGTGATAGTGGCTTCGAGCCTTTCTTCCACTCAGCAAATCCTAATCCTAACATCTTAACCGGAGCTATTGTCGGCGGTCCAAACCAGAATGATGGCTACCCAGATGAACGCAGTGATTATAGCCACTCGGAGCCTGCTACATACATCAACGCTGCTATGGTTGGACCCTTGGCATACTTTGCTGCTACCTTAAATTAG